From the Actinomycetota bacterium genome, one window contains:
- a CDS encoding NADP-dependent oxidoreductase yields the protein MAELMRAVVAQQTGDAEVLAVDEVSKPTPGPGEVLIRNHAAGINPVDWKTRRGGGVAEQVGEPPWILGWDVAGVVEAVGPDVAEFATGDAVFGMVRFPQLGRAYAEHVAAPAEHLASKPASISAVEAGALPLVALTAWQALFDHAGLQPGATVLIHAAAGGVGHVAVQLAKWKDARVIGTSSRHADFLRSLGVDEVIDYTSTDFAEAVDDVDVVIDPIGGDTLVRSLDVLVPEGVLVRLSSLSDEERQLADERGVRATGMLVEPDGEQLATIAALLDEGVLEPRVQGTYRLDEAADAHRVSEDGHVCGKLVLHVPGSQR from the coding sequence ATGGCGGAGCTGATGCGAGCGGTCGTGGCCCAGCAGACGGGCGACGCGGAGGTCCTGGCCGTCGACGAGGTCTCGAAGCCCACCCCCGGACCCGGTGAGGTGCTGATCCGGAACCACGCGGCCGGGATCAACCCGGTGGACTGGAAGACCCGGCGGGGCGGTGGTGTGGCCGAGCAGGTCGGCGAGCCGCCGTGGATCCTCGGGTGGGACGTCGCCGGTGTCGTCGAGGCGGTCGGGCCGGACGTGGCGGAGTTCGCGACCGGCGACGCCGTGTTCGGGATGGTCCGCTTCCCTCAACTCGGCCGGGCGTACGCCGAGCACGTCGCCGCCCCCGCCGAGCACCTCGCCTCCAAACCCGCCAGCATCAGCGCCGTCGAAGCCGGGGCGCTCCCGCTGGTCGCACTGACCGCGTGGCAGGCGCTGTTCGATCACGCTGGACTGCAACCGGGCGCGACGGTGCTGATCCACGCCGCTGCCGGGGGCGTCGGCCACGTCGCCGTCCAGCTGGCCAAGTGGAAGGACGCGCGGGTGATCGGGACCTCGTCGCGCCACGCTGACTTCCTGCGGTCCCTGGGGGTCGATGAGGTGATCGACTACACGAGCACGGACTTCGCCGAAGCCGTCGACGACGTCGACGTGGTGATCGACCCGATCGGAGGCGACACCCTGGTCCGTTCGCTCGATGTGCTCGTGCCCGAAGGGGTGCTGGTGCGGTTGTCCAGCCTGAGTGACGAGGAACGGCAACTGGCCGATGAGCGGGGCGTGCGGGCCACCGGCATGCTGGTCGAACCGGACGGCGAGCAGCTGGCCACGATCGCCGCGCTCCTCGACGAGGGCGTGCTCGAACCGCGCGTGCAGGGCACCTACCGCCTGGATGAAGCCGCCGACGCGCACCGGGTCAGCGAGGACGGCCACGTGTGCGGGAAGCTGGTCCTGCACGTCCCCGGGTCGCAGCGCTAG